From the Thermoflexus sp. genome, one window contains:
- a CDS encoding zinc ribbon domain-containing protein — protein sequence MLFIRYPYVRWFIALLMLIWAGIGIGARPQGPALIGIVLALVMTALAWINPPGVYSWLITPTCPQCGGRLRWSILQPDEHDPYIEEVRVACTRCDWSRTEFRNMVGPLTAGPTYPE from the coding sequence ATGCTGTTCATCCGGTATCCCTACGTGCGCTGGTTCATCGCCCTGCTCATGCTGATCTGGGCCGGGATCGGGATCGGGGCGCGGCCCCAGGGGCCCGCTCTGATCGGCATCGTCCTGGCCCTAGTGATGACGGCCCTGGCGTGGATTAACCCTCCCGGGGTTTACTCCTGGCTGATCACCCCGACCTGCCCGCAATGCGGCGGCCGGCTCCGCTGGTCCATCCTTCAGCCCGACGAGCATGACCCTTACATAGAGGAAGTCCGGGTCGCCTGCACCCGTTGCGATTGGAGCCGGACGGAGTTCCGAAACATGGTGGGGCCCCTCACGGCAGGGCCGACCTATCCGGAGTGA
- a CDS encoding MBL fold metallo-hydrolase translates to MSRPPSSARMHLRILTVGPLATNCYIAACPETREAVIIDPGWDPDQILAVVRALELKVRYVINTHAHWDHIGANGAVVSATGAPLALHPADLPLLQAKGGADWWAIPMPPSPLPDLELQDGDVLEVGTLRFHVLFTPGHTPGHISLYEPEAGVVFDGDVLFARGIGRTDLPGGDYETLMRSIREKLLRLPDATRVYPGHGSWTTIGEERVANPFLMRD, encoded by the coding sequence ATGTCCCGCCCTCCTTCCTCCGCTCGCATGCACTTGCGGATCCTGACCGTCGGCCCGCTCGCCACCAATTGCTATATCGCCGCCTGCCCGGAGACCCGGGAAGCGGTGATCATCGATCCGGGTTGGGATCCCGACCAGATCCTGGCGGTGGTCCGAGCGCTGGAGCTGAAGGTGCGCTATGTGATCAACACCCACGCGCACTGGGATCACATCGGCGCCAACGGGGCCGTGGTTTCAGCCACTGGCGCTCCGCTGGCCCTGCACCCCGCCGATCTCCCGCTCCTGCAAGCCAAAGGGGGGGCGGACTGGTGGGCGATCCCGATGCCTCCCAGCCCCCTTCCCGATCTGGAGCTGCAGGATGGGGATGTCCTGGAAGTGGGAACGTTGCGGTTTCATGTGCTGTTTACCCCGGGGCACACGCCAGGACACATCTCGCTTTATGAGCCGGAAGCCGGCGTGGTGTTCGACGGCGACGTCCTCTTCGCGCGAGGCATCGGCCGCACCGACCTGCCGGGAGGGGATTACGAGACCCTGATGCGCAGCATCCGGGAGAAATTGCTCCGCCTTCCCGATGCAACACGGGTCTATCCCGGACACGGATCGTGGACGACCATCGGGGAGGAACGGGTGGCCAACCCTTTCCTGATGAGGGACTGA
- a CDS encoding DUF2085 domain-containing protein — MRSSTADERQGNVEALPWGGSWRGIEQGAHRSIPERLSRWLLREWIWVFLIGYGLFVGLPWLAPVFMRLGWEMPARGLYALYSLFCHQLPQRSLFLFGPKPMYSLSEIRQVWPYEDPLLLREFTGNPAFGYKVAWSDRMISMYTSLWVAALLYALSGRRWRPLSIGVFFLLALPMAVDGTTHFINDLLYGIGERGFRYDNAWLVMLTGGRLPSWFYVGDALGSFNSWMRWITGVLFGAGLGGLALPHIEAAVRAALEEREGGPWI, encoded by the coding sequence ATGCGCTCTTCGACGGCTGATGAAAGGCAGGGAAATGTCGAAGCCCTGCCCTGGGGCGGCAGTTGGCGGGGTATAGAACAGGGAGCCCACCGTTCGATCCCAGAGCGCCTCAGCCGATGGCTTCTGCGCGAATGGATCTGGGTCTTCCTGATCGGATACGGCCTTTTCGTTGGCCTTCCGTGGCTTGCGCCCGTGTTCATGCGCTTGGGCTGGGAAATGCCGGCCCGCGGGCTTTACGCGCTCTACAGCCTCTTCTGCCATCAGCTGCCCCAGCGATCTCTTTTCCTGTTCGGGCCCAAGCCGATGTATTCGCTGAGCGAGATCCGTCAGGTCTGGCCCTATGAGGATCCCCTCTTGCTGCGGGAGTTCACCGGCAATCCGGCCTTCGGGTATAAGGTCGCCTGGTCGGACCGCATGATCTCCATGTATACCAGCCTCTGGGTTGCAGCGCTTCTTTATGCTTTAAGCGGCCGGCGCTGGCGGCCGCTTTCCATAGGGGTTTTCTTCCTGCTGGCCCTTCCCATGGCGGTGGATGGCACCACGCATTTCATCAATGACCTCCTCTATGGGATCGGGGAGCGCGGCTTTCGCTATGACAATGCCTGGCTCGTGATGCTGACCGGGGGGCGCCTGCCCTCGTGGTTTTATGTTGGAGATGCCCTGGGCTCCTTTAACTCGTGGATGCGATGGATCACCGGCGTGCTCTTCGGGGCCGGGCTGGGGGGCCTCGCGTTGCCTCACATCGAGGCCGCTGTCCGGGCCGCCCTGGAGGAGCGGGAAGGCGGCCCCTGGATCTGA
- a CDS encoding DUF5666 domain-containing protein has translation MPSGSPPAEGSASSADEVLSLEGPVEAIIPGGYQVAGHRVRVSPDLDAEGPLPPGVYVTVIGSRAPDGGLIAESFEVLRRPEAEGEWEGVVEEALPHGYRVDGRQVLVLPTTALIGTPQVGQYVYLSGFEQPDHTILADSLIVLESP, from the coding sequence ATGCCATCTGGATCCCCTCCGGCGGAGGGGAGCGCCTCGTCGGCAGATGAGGTCCTTTCGCTGGAGGGCCCCGTTGAGGCCATCATCCCGGGCGGTTATCAGGTGGCCGGCCATCGGGTTCGGGTTTCCCCTGACCTCGATGCGGAGGGCCCGCTGCCTCCCGGGGTCTACGTGACGGTGATCGGCTCCCGCGCCCCCGATGGGGGGCTGATCGCGGAGTCTTTCGAGGTGCTGCGGCGTCCGGAGGCGGAAGGAGAATGGGAAGGGGTGGTCGAGGAGGCGCTTCCCCATGGCTATCGAGTGGATGGGCGTCAGGTGCTCGTGCTCCCCACCACGGCCCTCATCGGGACTCCTCAGGTGGGCCAGTATGTTTACCTTTCCGGCTTCGAGCAGCCGGACCACACCATCCTTGCGGATAGCCTGATCGTGCTGGAATCTCCGTAA
- a CDS encoding HAD family hydrolase, whose protein sequence is MEEAVAAFFDVDYTVLSVSSGRQWVRYLRRSGRMTWAMWGMFLWLALRYYLGLLEFPRASARLTAMIAGADEAAFREETRRWFEEWVRPYIAPRAVERIAWHRARGHRVALVSGATEYVVRPLAEVLGIPDYLCTRLEVIDGRLTGRVVEPPCYGPGKVYWVERYAMEKGIALDQSYFYSDSYTDRYLLLRVGHPVAVNPDPRLRRLAHRRGWPVERFY, encoded by the coding sequence ATGGAAGAGGCGGTCGCGGCCTTCTTCGATGTGGACTACACGGTGCTTTCGGTGAGCTCGGGGCGGCAGTGGGTGCGCTATCTGCGCCGAAGCGGCCGGATGACCTGGGCGATGTGGGGGATGTTCCTCTGGCTGGCCCTGCGCTACTACCTGGGGCTGCTGGAATTCCCCCGGGCGAGCGCCAGACTGACCGCGATGATCGCCGGGGCCGATGAGGCGGCTTTCCGGGAGGAAACCCGCCGCTGGTTTGAGGAGTGGGTGCGGCCTTACATCGCCCCGCGAGCCGTAGAGCGGATCGCCTGGCATCGCGCCCGGGGGCATCGGGTCGCCCTGGTCTCCGGGGCCACCGAATATGTGGTGCGTCCCCTGGCCGAGGTCCTCGGGATCCCGGATTACCTGTGCACCCGCCTGGAGGTTATCGATGGGCGCCTCACCGGTCGGGTGGTGGAGCCCCCGTGTTATGGCCCGGGCAAAGTCTACTGGGTGGAACGCTATGCCATGGAGAAGGGGATCGCGCTCGATCAAAGCTATTTTTATTCCGATAGCTACACCGATCGCTATCTGCTGCTGCGCGTGGGCCATCCGGTCGCCGTGAACCCCGATCCCCGCCTGCGCCGGCTGGCGCACCGGCGCGGGTGGCCGGTCGAGCGCTTTTACTGA
- a CDS encoding PLP-dependent cysteine synthase family protein, whose protein sequence is MRLPFFGPTFEEMRDPSCQPTEIRARALEARARNPLDPYNLFHITWRDPAGRIYYEVLPSALTGVEAPIVVLYSKDFPTGSHKVGAAYSILMEKVLLEGLRPGHHILVWPSTGNYGIGGAWVGGRMGFEGIVILPEGMSRERFERIAAYGARVIKTPGSESNVKEIYDKCKELAGADPRVRILNQFSELGNYRFHYYVTGNTIVELAAQLHQQGIGNGRVAAFVSAMGSAGTIGAGDRLKQVWPACRIVGLEPIQCPTLYMNGYGVHDIQGIGDKHVTWIHHVMNMDALMCIDDLSCKKGLQLLTEEPGWRVLARWGIPEEQIQRLSQIFGISGVANVLGAIKTAKFYRFGPKDLIVTVATDNIERYRSVMAELTRQCGPMDETEATVRLVHIFHGQGLDWIQEGTQENRRRWHNLKYFTWVEQQGKTVEELDAQLDPEWWEREQARIPELDRMWREARGF, encoded by the coding sequence ATGCGTCTGCCGTTCTTCGGACCCACTTTTGAGGAGATGCGGGATCCATCGTGTCAGCCGACGGAGATTCGCGCGCGCGCCCTCGAGGCCCGGGCGCGCAATCCCCTGGATCCTTACAACCTGTTTCACATCACCTGGCGCGATCCCGCCGGCCGGATTTATTACGAGGTCCTGCCCTCCGCCCTCACCGGCGTGGAGGCGCCCATCGTGGTCCTGTATTCCAAGGATTTCCCCACCGGCTCCCACAAGGTGGGGGCTGCCTACTCCATCCTGATGGAGAAGGTGCTTCTGGAAGGCCTGCGGCCGGGGCACCACATCCTGGTCTGGCCCTCGACCGGGAACTATGGCATCGGCGGGGCCTGGGTCGGCGGCCGGATGGGGTTTGAGGGGATCGTCATCCTCCCCGAGGGGATGAGCCGGGAGCGGTTCGAGCGCATCGCCGCCTACGGTGCCCGGGTGATCAAAACCCCTGGCTCCGAGAGCAATGTGAAAGAGATCTACGACAAATGCAAGGAGCTGGCGGGGGCGGATCCGCGGGTGCGTATCCTGAACCAGTTCAGCGAGCTCGGGAACTATCGCTTCCATTATTACGTCACCGGGAACACTATCGTCGAGCTGGCGGCTCAGCTTCACCAGCAGGGGATTGGGAACGGCCGCGTGGCCGCTTTCGTCTCGGCCATGGGCTCGGCGGGGACCATTGGTGCGGGCGATCGCCTGAAGCAGGTGTGGCCGGCGTGCCGGATCGTCGGCCTGGAGCCGATCCAGTGCCCCACGCTCTATATGAACGGCTATGGCGTCCACGACATCCAGGGCATCGGCGACAAGCATGTCACCTGGATCCATCACGTGATGAACATGGACGCCCTGATGTGCATCGATGATCTCTCCTGCAAGAAGGGCCTGCAGCTTCTGACAGAGGAGCCGGGCTGGAGGGTGCTCGCCCGCTGGGGGATCCCCGAGGAGCAGATCCAGCGCCTCTCCCAGATCTTCGGCATCAGCGGGGTCGCCAATGTGCTGGGGGCCATCAAGACAGCGAAATTCTATCGTTTCGGCCCGAAGGATCTCATCGTCACCGTCGCCACGGATAACATCGAGCGCTATCGATCGGTGATGGCGGAGCTCACTCGGCAGTGCGGGCCGATGGATGAAACGGAAGCTACCGTGCGTCTGGTTCACATCTTCCACGGCCAGGGGCTGGACTGGATCCAGGAGGGGACGCAGGAGAACCGGCGCCGGTGGCACAATCTCAAATACTTCACCTGGGTGGAGCAGCAGGGAAAGACGGTGGAGGAGCTGGACGCCCAGCTGGATCCGGAGTGGTGGGAGCGGGAGCAGGCCCGCATCCCGGAGCTGGACCGCATGTGGCGCGAGGCGAGGGGGTTTTAA